GGGGAATACTTTCCGGATGGGGTACACGACTGAGCGGGCGCGTACGCAAGGCGGTCCAAAGCCCCGATTCCAGCATAAGGGCGCAGACCTCTTCCCGAGACAACGAAGAAACAGGAGCGCCGGTGAAAGCGGAAAAGGACTGATAGTCATCGGGACCGAGATTGCCGGCTATTTCCTCGGCACTCAGGTCAATCTCAACCGATTGGAGCGCTCTTCGTTCACCGCGGTTGACTGCCCTCACGGTTCCCGCGCCGGGAGACGTATACAAGACCCCCTCCACTTTTTTGTCTTCAAAGAGCGCCTGACCCCGCTTAACGAGGTCTCCCGGTTGAACCAATATGCGCGATTTCAAGCCCATGTAATCCAAGGCTATGACAGCGATTCGGTCAACGGCTTTGGTCGTTATCTCTTGTCGGGGCGCTCCACTGATGGGGAGCGTCAATCCCTTTCGGATTTGGTGATTGCCCATGGCTGTGATCCACATCCTCCTAGTATTTATGGCAACGTATCGAACGATGTTATCATCAGAATATGGTCGGGAAAAACGGGCATATCAACCGTCTTTCACATGCCCATTTTTATATAACTACCGGTAATTATAACACGCGATTATGCCAACTTCAATAAATTAACAAGGTAAATAAAACGTGCACAATGGCGCTTCAATGCCAATTTGCCGATATAGCCCTACACATGAATTTGGATGAAGCATAATACAGGTATCATAACGAAAACCGGGTGAAATAAGAAAACTTTTTATAAGCTGTGCAGGGCTAAACAAAAAATCCCTCCTGAATATTCAGGAGGGATCCTTTGCACACGTTATAAAAGTCGATGCTTAGGCACCTGGCACGGGAATGGGGCCAACGGGATAGGCTTTTTCAAAATCGAGATCCTCAGGAACTAGGCTCAAATCGGAATTCAAGGCTTCGTCCCAAGTAACTTTCTTACCCGTGTAAGCGGACATGCGGCCCATGATCGCTGTCAAGGTACTTTCAGCGGTCTGAACACCTTGGTTGATATATTCACGTTCCCCGCGGATACTCTTCAGCAGGGCGATGTGTTCATTGACATAGGGATCGGACTTGTCGCTGGCGGCGTCGCGGCAATTGCTTTTGCCCTTCGTGCCGATAACCAGTTCAGAGACTTCGTTCTGACTATTGTTCCAGTGACGGGACATGCTGAACATGCGCACACCGCTGGCGTATTCATAATCGCAGGAGAAGTTGTCCCAAATATCGCCATATTTTTCTTCGCTCGGTTTCCAAGCACGGCCGCCGGAGGAGACTACACTGGCCGGATGCTCATCTAAGATCCAATTAATAACGTCCAGATTATGCACGTGTTGTTCGACGATGTTGTCGCCGCAGGTCCAGATGTAGTTGTACCAGTTGCGGAAGCGATATTCGAGATCGGAATATTACGGTTCACGCTCGTTACAGAAGGGAAGCGATCAATTCCAGTAGGCACGGGCTACGAGAATGTCGCCCACAGAACCATCTTGAATTTGCTTCACCGTTTCCATGTAGGAGGTTTGATAACGGCGCTGAGGACCGGTGACAATGGACAGACCTTTGGCTTCCGCTGCTTTCGCGGCAGCGATGCATTGGCGAATGCCAA
This DNA window, taken from Candidatus Hydrogenedentota bacterium, encodes the following:
- a CDS encoding NADH:ubiquinone reductase (Na(+)-transporting) subunit A (uses the energy from reduction of ubiquinone-1 to ubiquinol to move Na(+) ions from the cytoplasm to the periplasm) codes for the protein MGNHQIRKGLTLPISGAPRQEITTKAVDRIAVIALDYMGLKSRILVQPGDLVKRGQALFEDKKVEGVLYTSPGAGTVRAVNRGERRALQSVEIDLSAEEIAGNLGPDDYQSFSAFTGAPVSSLSREEVCALMLESGLWTALRTRPLSRVPHPESIPHSIFITACDSNPLAPSMDVIAEGRQEALDAGVAALCK